A stretch of Campylobacter showae DNA encodes these proteins:
- a CDS encoding GntP family permease: MSGIALIVCFVIAVVVMIVLISKFGVHPFIAIMLVSLALAVVAGIDLVKVPAIIGEGFSGIFKSIGIVIILGALIGMALEKTGAALKLADMVVRCVGDKRPELAMLIMGWIVGIPVFCDSGFVVLDPIRRAIKEKIGANPVAMAVALSCGLYTSHVFIPPTPGPIAAAGLVGVGHNLLLVIAVGAVVSIPVLIAGYIFAKSIGAKVSLKEDLADVGKSYDEIIKEHGKLPCAFLSLAPIFMPILLMALGSVVSILKLKGSFANFVLFLGNPIIALGVGVLFAVILLAKTGKLNEFNLMTNETLKIVGPILFITAAGGVLGNVIAKAGFVEFMKANAHLIGTVGIFFPFVISAIIKTAQGSSTVALTTTASIMGLFTDSGSMMSALGLTSEMGAVLTVMAIAAGAMTVSHANDSYFWVVTNFSKMSPEQGYKTQTMLTFIMGIVGMATVWVASLILL, encoded by the coding sequence ATGAGCGGTATTGCTCTCATCGTCTGCTTCGTCATCGCGGTCGTCGTTATGATCGTGCTGATTTCTAAGTTCGGGGTTCACCCCTTTATAGCGATCATGCTCGTTTCGCTAGCTCTAGCCGTCGTCGCGGGCATCGACTTGGTCAAGGTTCCCGCGATCATCGGAGAGGGATTTAGCGGGATATTTAAAAGCATAGGTATCGTCATCATCCTGGGCGCGCTCATCGGTATGGCGCTGGAAAAGACGGGCGCGGCGCTAAAGCTAGCCGACATGGTCGTGCGCTGCGTAGGCGACAAGCGCCCCGAGCTAGCCATGCTCATCATGGGCTGGATCGTTGGTATCCCGGTCTTTTGCGATAGCGGCTTTGTGGTACTAGACCCGATCCGCCGTGCGATAAAGGAAAAAATCGGCGCCAACCCCGTAGCTATGGCTGTCGCGCTCTCGTGCGGCCTATACACCTCGCACGTGTTTATACCGCCGACTCCGGGCCCGATAGCAGCCGCAGGACTCGTGGGTGTAGGTCACAACCTGCTGCTAGTCATCGCCGTGGGTGCTGTCGTTTCGATACCGGTTCTAATTGCTGGCTACATTTTCGCTAAATCTATAGGCGCAAAAGTGAGCCTAAAAGAGGATCTCGCAGACGTCGGCAAGAGCTACGACGAGATCATCAAAGAGCACGGTAAGCTGCCTTGCGCGTTTTTGAGCTTAGCGCCGATTTTTATGCCGATTTTGCTGATGGCGCTGGGTTCGGTCGTGTCGATACTAAAGCTAAAAGGCTCATTTGCGAATTTCGTTTTATTTTTGGGCAACCCGATCATCGCGCTTGGCGTGGGTGTGCTATTTGCCGTTATCTTGCTGGCTAAAACGGGCAAGCTTAATGAATTTAACCTCATGACCAACGAAACACTAAAGATCGTGGGGCCGATCCTTTTCATCACGGCTGCGGGCGGCGTGCTTGGCAATGTCATCGCTAAGGCTGGATTTGTCGAGTTTATGAAGGCAAACGCCCATCTCATCGGCACTGTGGGCATATTTTTCCCATTTGTTATCTCAGCTATCATCAAGACCGCTCAGGGTAGCTCGACCGTCGCGCTTACGACGACGGCCTCTATCATGGGGCTTTTCACCGATAGCGGCTCGATGATGAGCGCGCTAGGACTCACGAGCGAGATGGGCGCGGTGCTAACGGTGATGGCGATCGCTGCGGGCGCTATGACGGTTTCGCACGCTAACGATAGCTATTTCTGGGTCGTTACTAACTTTAGCAAGATGTCGCCGGAGCAGGGCTACAAGACTCAGACGATGCTTACCTTTATAATGGGTATCGTCGGCATGGCGACGGTTTGGGTAGCGTCGCTGATTTTATTGTAA
- a CDS encoding rod shape-determining protein, with protein sequence MILDQLIGFFSSDMGIDLGTANTLVLVKDKGIIINEPSVVAVQREKYGKQKILAVGHEAKEMVGKTPGDIEAIRPMRDGVIADFDMTEKMIRYFIEKTHRRKSFLRPRIIISVPYGLTQVERKAVRESALSAGAREVFLIEEPMAAAIGANLPVREPQGNLVVDIGGGTTEIGVVSLGGLVISKSIRTAGDKIDMSIVNYIKEKYNLLIGERAGEDIKISVGSAIQLPEELSIVVKGRDQISGLLSRVELTSEDVREAMREPLKEIADALKTVLEMMPPDLAGDIVENGIVLTGGGALIRGLDKYLSDIVKLPVFVADDPLLAVARGTGKALEEIKFLQQLVNEE encoded by the coding sequence ATGATTCTAGACCAACTAATAGGATTTTTTTCAAGCGATATGGGAATCGATCTAGGCACGGCAAATACGCTAGTTCTAGTAAAAGATAAAGGTATCATCATAAACGAACCGTCGGTTGTCGCGGTACAACGCGAAAAATACGGCAAGCAAAAAATCTTAGCCGTCGGCCACGAAGCAAAAGAGATGGTGGGTAAAACTCCCGGCGACATCGAGGCGATCCGTCCGATGAGAGACGGCGTTATTGCGGATTTTGATATGACAGAAAAGATGATCCGCTACTTCATCGAAAAAACTCACCGCAGAAAAAGCTTCCTGCGCCCTCGTATCATCATCTCCGTTCCTTACGGCCTAACTCAAGTCGAGCGTAAAGCCGTGCGTGAGAGTGCGCTAAGCGCCGGAGCTAGAGAGGTATTTTTGATCGAGGAGCCGATGGCTGCGGCTATCGGAGCAAATTTACCCGTGCGTGAACCGCAGGGTAATCTAGTCGTCGATATCGGCGGCGGTACGACCGAGATCGGCGTAGTGTCCCTAGGCGGTTTAGTCATCAGCAAGTCTATCCGCACCGCGGGCGATAAAATCGACATGAGCATCGTAAACTATATAAAGGAAAAGTACAACCTCCTAATCGGCGAGCGTGCGGGTGAGGATATCAAAATCTCCGTCGGTTCGGCGATACAGCTGCCTGAGGAGCTTAGTATCGTCGTAAAAGGCCGCGACCAAATCAGCGGTCTGCTAAGCCGTGTGGAGCTAACTAGCGAAGACGTGCGCGAGGCTATGCGCGAACCGCTAAAGGAGATCGCAGACGCCCTAAAAACAGTGCTTGAGATGATGCCGCCTGATCTTGCCGGAGATATCGTGGAAAACGGTATCGTGCTAACCGGAGGCGGAGCGCTGATCCGCGGCCTTGATAAATATCTAAGCGATATCGTTAAACTTCCCGTTTTCGTCGCGGACGATCCGTTGCTAGCCGTGGCCAGAGGCACCGGCAAGGCTCTTGAGGAGATTAAATTTTTACAACAACTCGTAAATGAAGAGTAA
- a CDS encoding DMT family transporter: MRSQSEFFGVFITLLGGILWGFSGVCGQYLFTQKGVSADWLVPYRLGLAGLAMVAYYIARSPRLAFAPLKDRALLPQLLIYAFFGLMMTQYSYFCGVELSNAAVATVIQYSAPALILAVVCFLERRVPKKVELIALIFAVLGVMLLATHGDLGSLVISAEALVWCLISALGVVIYSLVPTKLNQKYPVALNLGWGMVIGGGVLALYTRVWQLGGVSDADGFAALVAVVILGTICAFSFYMTGLKIIGASRASMIACIEPVSAAAFAYFWLGTEFVFLDFAGFTLIISCIFLLAKDRKKA; the protein is encoded by the coding sequence ATGAGATCTCAGAGCGAATTTTTCGGCGTATTTATCACGCTTCTTGGCGGCATATTATGGGGCTTTAGCGGCGTTTGCGGGCAGTATCTGTTCACGCAAAAAGGCGTCAGCGCCGACTGGCTCGTGCCCTACCGCCTAGGCCTCGCCGGGCTTGCGATGGTAGCGTATTACATCGCTCGCTCGCCGCGCCTAGCCTTTGCGCCGCTAAAAGATCGCGCGCTATTGCCACAGCTGCTCATCTACGCGTTTTTTGGGCTTATGATGACGCAGTATTCGTACTTTTGCGGTGTCGAGCTCTCAAACGCCGCCGTCGCGACCGTGATCCAGTACTCCGCGCCCGCGCTCATCCTTGCCGTCGTTTGCTTTTTAGAACGACGCGTGCCTAAAAAGGTCGAGCTCATCGCGCTCATTTTCGCGGTGCTGGGCGTCATGCTGCTCGCCACCCACGGCGATCTAGGCTCTCTGGTTATCAGTGCGGAGGCGCTGGTTTGGTGCCTCATTAGCGCGCTTGGCGTCGTGATCTACAGCCTCGTCCCGACGAAGCTAAATCAAAAATACCCCGTCGCGCTAAATTTAGGCTGGGGCATGGTCATCGGCGGCGGCGTGCTCGCGCTTTACACGCGGGTTTGGCAGCTAGGCGGCGTGAGCGATGCGGACGGCTTTGCGGCACTTGTCGCGGTGGTGATTTTAGGCACGATATGCGCGTTTAGCTTTTACATGACGGGGCTAAAGATAATAGGCGCGAGCAGGGCGAGCATGATCGCGTGCATCGAGCCGGTGAGCGCGGCGGCGTTTGCCTATTTTTGGCTGGGGACGGAGTTTGTATTTCTTGATTTTGCGGGCTTTACGCTCATTATCTCGTGCATATTTTTGCTGGCTAAAGATAGGAAAAAGGCGTAA
- a CDS encoding glycerate kinase, which produces MKILIAIDSFKGSLSSLEAGNAVKEGLKALAGETDEVVVKPIADGGEGSVVALADALNGEFIDVIVQNPLGEKIPARYALAGELGILEMASSSGLMLVEKERRNPMKTSTYGFGQMILHAISKGARKFIVGIGGSATNDAGTGMLSALGYEFFDENGELLEGKGENLIKITKISNKNVLPELQECEFLVACDVDNPLFGKNGAAYVYGPQKGADEQMVKDLDAGLISFASATSEHFSSEFWNFKGAGAAGGLGYGFVSYLNAKLKPGIDIIMEEIRLEEDVKNADLIITGEGRLDFQSSMGKTPTGVAKIAKKYGKPVIALAGSVSPCAGGCNENGIDAFFSVLNEPVSLEEAMDKQTATRNLKMTAQQALRLYLLGRKG; this is translated from the coding sequence ATGAAAATACTAATAGCAATCGACTCTTTCAAAGGCTCCCTCAGCTCCCTCGAGGCTGGCAACGCCGTAAAAGAGGGTCTCAAAGCCCTAGCCGGTGAGACCGATGAGGTGGTGGTTAAGCCCATCGCAGACGGCGGCGAGGGTAGCGTGGTGGCGCTAGCAGACGCGCTAAACGGCGAGTTTATCGACGTCATCGTGCAAAATCCTCTCGGCGAAAAGATCCCTGCCAGATACGCGCTAGCAGGCGAGCTGGGCATCCTAGAGATGGCGTCTTCCAGCGGGCTCATGCTGGTGGAAAAAGAGCGCCGAAACCCGATGAAAACGAGCACTTACGGCTTTGGGCAGATGATTTTGCATGCTATTAGCAAAGGTGCGCGTAAATTTATCGTCGGTATCGGCGGCAGCGCGACGAACGACGCGGGTACTGGCATGCTAAGCGCGCTAGGATACGAGTTTTTTGACGAAAACGGCGAGCTGCTCGAGGGCAAAGGCGAAAACCTCATAAAAATCACAAAAATCTCGAACAAAAACGTATTACCCGAGCTACAAGAGTGTGAATTTCTCGTAGCTTGCGATGTGGATAATCCTCTTTTTGGCAAAAACGGCGCAGCTTACGTCTACGGCCCGCAAAAGGGTGCAGACGAGCAGATGGTAAAGGATCTAGATGCTGGGCTTATCAGCTTTGCGAGCGCGACGAGCGAGCACTTTTCGAGCGAATTTTGGAACTTCAAGGGCGCAGGCGCGGCAGGCGGGCTGGGGTACGGGTTTGTGAGCTACCTAAACGCCAAACTAAAGCCCGGCATCGACATCATCATGGAGGAAATTCGCCTCGAAGAGGACGTGAAAAACGCTGATCTAATCATCACCGGCGAGGGGCGACTGGACTTTCAAAGCTCGATGGGCAAGACCCCGACCGGAGTGGCAAAAATCGCCAAAAAATACGGCAAACCCGTCATCGCGCTAGCCGGTAGCGTGTCGCCGTGTGCCGGCGGCTGTAACGAAAACGGCATCGACGCGTTTTTTAGCGTATTAAACGAGCCTGTGAGCCTAGAAGAGGCGATGGATAAGCAAACCGCGACGCGCAATCTAAAAATGACTGCCCAGCAGGCTTTGAGGCTATATTTGCTAGGGCGCAAGGGGTAA
- the carB gene encoding carbamoyl-phosphate synthase large subunit has translation MPKRTDINTVLLIGSGPIVIGQACEFDYSGTQAAKTLKQLGYRVVLINSNPATIMTDPDFADATYVEPITKESIKRIIDKEKVDAILPTMGGQVALNVAMQLYEADMLGGVKFLGANPQAIKKGEDRQEFKKAMQKIGMDLPQSQYAYDMDEALAAAANIGFPLIIRASYTLGGAGSGVAYNIDEFKELAQTGLDASPIHEILVEESLLGWKEYEMEVIRDRNDNCIIVCSIENFDPMGVHTGDSITVAPALTLTDKEYQAMRDASFKILREIGVDTGGSNVQFAINPKTGRMIVIEMNPRVSRSSALASKATGYPIAKVATLLAVGFSLDEIKNDITGTPASFEPVIDYIVTKIPRFTFEKFPGANPYLGTAMKSVGEVMAIGRTFKESIQKALCSMEKDYYGFNFVNLEKNALIYGLRNANESRILYVAQAFRDGLSVAEVHEMSKIDPWFLDQIWQIVKFEDRIDMDILNDEPLLREAKTMGFSDKMIAHLINLKDNLDLGQNDIYFAREKMGINLEYNEVDTCAGEFKALTPYLYSTTNITKLPQLSNFTEPNLNANSAQKEKKVMIIGGGPNRIGQGIEFDYCCVHASYALRDMGVKTIMYNCNPETVSTDYDTSDILYFEPIDFEHVRAVIEHENPDGVIVHFGGQTPLKFAKRLSIAGAKIIGTSARTIDVAEDRKKFSEFISKIGVKQPRNDTATSEKEALEKAAAIGYPVLVRPSYVLGGRAMRRVHSDEELRLYMSEAVKVSNHSPVLIDKFLQDAVELDVDAISDGKDVYIGAIMQHIEEAGIHSGDSACILPPLNLTAQMIEKVENQTCDIALNLGVVGLMNIQFAIYENKQSDGEADVSEGSEATGQNELFMIEVNPRASRTVPFVSKATGVPMAKVATRVMWQGNLREALKFYDNYGAVYEERGILKPRVKNHVCVKEAVFPFNKLPGADLILGPEMKSTGEVMGISGGFAKSFAKSQIAASNSLPTSGLVFLTLADADKKYAANLARELINLGFKIIATGGTYKILNDAGVESEFVYKISEGRPNVEDRLKNGDIVLVINTSDSKSNSEDGKKIRQNIMRFKIPYFTTMSAALAAAKSLKSVQDGSALEVKSLQEYLGGE, from the coding sequence ATGCCAAAAAGAACCGACATCAACACCGTTTTACTCATCGGCAGCGGCCCTATCGTCATAGGCCAAGCGTGCGAATTTGACTACAGCGGCACGCAAGCCGCAAAGACGCTAAAGCAACTTGGCTACCGCGTCGTACTCATAAACTCAAACCCGGCTACCATCATGACCGATCCCGATTTCGCCGATGCCACATACGTCGAGCCGATAACCAAAGAGAGTATCAAGCGCATCATAGACAAAGAAAAAGTCGACGCCATACTGCCTACGATGGGCGGTCAGGTCGCGCTAAACGTCGCTATGCAACTATACGAAGCGGACATGCTTGGCGGCGTCAAATTTCTAGGCGCGAACCCGCAAGCGATCAAAAAGGGCGAGGATAGGCAGGAGTTTAAAAAGGCGATGCAAAAGATCGGCATGGATCTGCCGCAAAGCCAGTACGCCTACGACATGGACGAGGCACTAGCCGCAGCCGCAAATATCGGCTTTCCGCTCATTATCCGCGCTAGCTATACGCTTGGCGGCGCAGGCAGCGGCGTGGCGTATAATATTGATGAATTTAAAGAACTAGCCCAAACCGGCCTAGACGCCAGCCCGATACATGAAATTTTGGTCGAGGAGAGCTTGCTAGGCTGGAAAGAGTACGAGATGGAGGTCATCCGCGACCGCAACGACAACTGTATCATCGTCTGCTCGATCGAAAACTTCGATCCGATGGGCGTGCATACGGGCGACTCTATCACGGTTGCGCCGGCTCTGACGCTTACCGATAAAGAGTATCAGGCGATGCGCGACGCGAGTTTTAAAATTTTACGCGAGATCGGCGTGGATACGGGCGGCAGCAACGTGCAGTTTGCCATAAATCCAAAAACAGGCCGCATGATCGTGATCGAGATGAACCCGCGCGTTAGCCGCAGCTCGGCGCTAGCAAGCAAGGCCACGGGCTACCCGATCGCCAAGGTCGCGACGCTGCTAGCCGTGGGCTTTAGCCTGGATGAGATCAAAAACGACATCACGGGCACGCCTGCTAGCTTTGAACCCGTCATCGACTACATCGTGACCAAGATCCCGCGCTTTACGTTTGAGAAATTTCCGGGCGCAAACCCGTATCTAGGCACCGCGATGAAGAGTGTGGGTGAGGTGATGGCGATCGGCAGGACGTTTAAGGAAAGCATCCAAAAGGCGCTTTGCTCGATGGAAAAGGACTATTACGGATTTAACTTCGTAAATTTGGAGAAAAACGCGCTTATTTACGGCCTTAGAAACGCGAACGAAAGCCGCATTTTATACGTCGCGCAGGCATTTCGCGACGGGCTTAGCGTGGCCGAAGTGCACGAGATGAGCAAGATCGACCCGTGGTTTTTGGATCAAATTTGGCAGATAGTTAAATTTGAAGATCGCATCGATATGGACATCCTAAACGACGAGCCGCTACTAAGAGAGGCTAAAACGATGGGCTTTTCGGACAAGATGATCGCGCACCTGATAAATTTAAAAGACAACCTTGATCTGGGTCAAAACGATATATATTTCGCGCGCGAGAAAATGGGCATAAACCTCGAGTATAACGAGGTAGATACTTGCGCGGGCGAGTTCAAGGCGCTCACGCCGTATCTCTACTCGACGACGAATATCACGAAACTACCGCAACTATCAAATTTTACGGAGCCAAATTTAAACGCAAATTCGGCGCAAAAAGAGAAAAAAGTGATGATCATCGGCGGCGGTCCAAACCGCATAGGCCAGGGCATAGAGTTTGACTACTGCTGCGTGCACGCCAGCTACGCGCTACGCGACATGGGCGTAAAAACCATAATGTACAACTGCAACCCCGAAACCGTTAGCACCGACTACGACACGAGCGATATTTTGTACTTTGAGCCGATCGATTTCGAGCACGTTAGAGCCGTGATTGAGCACGAAAACCCGGACGGCGTGATCGTACATTTTGGCGGCCAGACGCCGCTAAAATTCGCCAAACGCCTAAGCATAGCGGGCGCGAAAATCATCGGCACCAGCGCGCGCACGATCGACGTCGCCGAGGATAGAAAGAAATTTAGCGAATTTATCTCTAAAATAGGCGTCAAACAGCCGCGAAACGACACTGCGACAAGCGAAAAAGAGGCGCTAGAAAAGGCTGCGGCTATCGGCTATCCGGTGCTAGTGCGCCCTAGCTACGTACTGGGCGGCCGCGCGATGAGACGAGTGCATAGCGATGAGGAGCTACGCTTATATATGAGCGAAGCGGTCAAGGTCAGCAATCACTCGCCCGTACTAATCGATAAATTTTTACAAGATGCCGTAGAGCTCGATGTAGACGCGATCAGCGACGGTAAGGACGTCTATATCGGTGCTATTATGCAGCACATCGAGGAGGCGGGCATCCACAGCGGCGACAGCGCGTGCATATTGCCTCCGCTAAATTTAACCGCGCAGATGATCGAAAAGGTAGAAAACCAAACCTGCGACATAGCGCTAAATTTAGGCGTCGTTGGGCTAATGAATATCCAGTTTGCCATCTATGAAAACAAGCAAAGCGACGGCGAAGCCGATGTTTCTGAGGGAAGCGAAGCGACCGGGCAGAACGAACTTTTTATGATCGAGGTAAACCCGCGCGCCAGCCGAACGGTGCCGTTTGTTAGCAAGGCGACGGGCGTGCCGATGGCAAAGGTCGCCACGCGCGTGATGTGGCAAGGAAATTTGCGCGAGGCGCTTAAATTTTACGATAACTACGGCGCGGTTTACGAGGAGCGCGGCATACTCAAGCCTCGAGTGAAAAATCACGTCTGCGTCAAAGAAGCGGTCTTTCCGTTTAACAAGCTGCCGGGCGCCGATTTGATCTTGGGGCCTGAGATGAAAAGTACGGGCGAGGTCATGGGTATATCTGGGGGCTTTGCCAAGAGCTTTGCCAAAAGCCAGATCGCCGCGAGCAACTCGCTGCCTACAAGCGGGCTAGTCTTTTTGACCCTTGCCGACGCAGACAAAAAATACGCCGCAAATTTGGCGCGCGAGCTCATAAATCTCGGATTTAAAATCATCGCCACGGGCGGAACGTATAAAATTTTAAATGACGCGGGCGTAGAGAGCGAGTTCGTCTATAAGATCAGCGAAGGCCGCCCAAACGTCGAGGATAGGCTCAAAAACGGCGACATCGTGCTTGTAATCAACACCAGCGACAGCAAGTCAAACAGCGAGGACGGCAAGAAAATCAGGCAAAATATCATGCGATTTAAGATCCCGTATTTCACGACGATGTCGGCGGCACTAGCTGCGGCTAAATCGCTAAAAAGCGTGCAAGACGGCAGCGCGCTGGAAGTAAAAAGCTTGCAGGAGTATCTGGGCGGCGAGTAA
- a CDS encoding Sua5/YciO/YrdC/YwlC family protein: MIYLAQTDTTAGFLSKDFREINALKRRPLNKPCLITTAKFSELKNLARVPAKFKNLVRRARKTTFLYPNANAVRVVKECAHEEFLSKFDWLYSSSANLNGQNFDEEWAKAAADEVVDQNFSQNASSKIYKISKTRLKRLR, encoded by the coding sequence ATGATCTATTTGGCGCAGACCGATACGACGGCGGGATTTTTGAGTAAAGATTTTCGCGAGATAAACGCGCTCAAACGCCGCCCTCTTAACAAACCATGTCTTATAACGACGGCGAAATTTAGCGAGCTAAAAAATCTCGCTCGCGTGCCCGCTAAATTTAAAAATTTAGTGCGCCGCGCGAGAAAAACGACGTTTTTATATCCGAACGCCAATGCCGTGCGCGTCGTGAAAGAGTGCGCTCACGAGGAGTTTTTGAGCAAATTTGACTGGCTTTACTCTAGCAGCGCCAATTTAAACGGACAAAACTTCGACGAAGAGTGGGCGAAAGCTGCGGCGGACGAGGTCGTGGATCAAAATTTCAGCCAAAACGCAAGCTCGAAAATATATAAAATTTCAAAAACGCGTCTAAAACGGCTGAGGTAA
- the mreC gene encoding rod shape-determining protein MreC: protein MKSKILFVALIGALVFFSLDRGALISGYVVNLNNRIVAAYDDAVKFVKDGVNEHFRQREEIKQLRAQNAELEKSAALLSSFAKELNEILVDKNSTVYEPRVQLVRALSYVNISDYDKVWLDKFSGYDESKIYGLIYQGKSAGIVVSKDGNPMALLQNDPKSIFAVSIGEEKIPGIAHGSKDGITVKFIPQWLSPKEGDEVVTSGLDGIFFSGISVGKVTGVIQESLYKSAAVKPYVSITIPSYLYVVTKEK from the coding sequence ATGAAGAGTAAAATTTTATTCGTCGCTCTTATCGGCGCGCTGGTATTTTTTTCGCTTGATAGAGGCGCGCTCATCTCGGGATACGTCGTAAATTTAAACAACCGCATAGTTGCCGCCTACGATGATGCGGTCAAATTTGTAAAAGACGGCGTAAATGAGCACTTTAGGCAGCGCGAGGAGATAAAGCAGCTTCGCGCTCAAAACGCCGAACTGGAAAAATCGGCGGCTTTGCTTTCAAGCTTCGCAAAGGAGCTAAACGAAATTTTGGTCGATAAAAACTCGACCGTCTACGAGCCTAGAGTCCAGCTCGTACGCGCCCTTAGCTACGTAAATATCAGCGACTACGACAAGGTCTGGCTGGATAAATTTAGCGGCTACGACGAGTCTAAAATTTACGGGCTGATTTACCAAGGCAAGAGTGCTGGGATCGTCGTGAGCAAGGACGGCAACCCTATGGCCTTGCTACAAAACGATCCAAAAAGCATATTCGCCGTTTCAATCGGCGAGGAAAAGATCCCGGGCATAGCGCACGGGAGCAAAGACGGAATAACGGTGAAATTTATCCCCCAGTGGCTCAGTCCAAAAGAGGGCGACGAGGTCGTCACGAGCGGGCTTGACGGGATATTTTTCAGCGGGATTTCAGTGGGCAAGGTCACTGGCGTGATCCAAGAGAGCCTATATAAAAGCGCGGCCGTAAAGCCCTACGTAAGCATAACCATCCCCTCGTATCTATACGTCGTAACAAAGGAAAAATAA
- a CDS encoding GyrI-like domain-containing protein: MFDFKKEFKELYAPKQTPQILIVPPANFVCVRGEGDPNEPSSAYQRAIEALYAVSYALKMSYKTDYKIDGFFEYVVPPLEGFWRQSGSACGEADYARKSDFSWISAIRLPDFIARENFDWAVEQAAKKKKIDCGATEFLTIDEGLCAQILHMGSFDDEPESVAKIDEFIAANGYAKDFGEQRTHHEIYLSDPRKIDPQKCKTIIRLPIRKI; encoded by the coding sequence ATGTTTGATTTTAAAAAAGAGTTTAAAGAGCTTTATGCGCCAAAGCAGACGCCGCAAATTTTAATCGTCCCGCCTGCAAATTTCGTCTGCGTCCGCGGCGAGGGCGATCCAAACGAGCCGAGCAGTGCGTATCAGCGCGCGATAGAGGCGCTTTACGCCGTGAGCTACGCGCTAAAAATGAGCTATAAAACGGATTATAAAATAGATGGCTTTTTTGAGTACGTCGTGCCGCCGCTAGAGGGATTTTGGCGGCAAAGCGGCTCGGCTTGCGGCGAGGCAGACTACGCTAGAAAGAGCGATTTTAGCTGGATTAGCGCGATTAGACTGCCAGATTTTATCGCGCGAGAAAATTTCGACTGGGCGGTAGAGCAAGCTGCAAAAAAGAAAAAGATCGACTGCGGCGCGACGGAGTTTTTGACGATAGATGAGGGGCTTTGCGCGCAAATTTTACATATGGGTAGCTTTGACGATGAGCCAGAGAGCGTTGCCAAAATAGACGAGTTTATCGCCGCAAACGGCTATGCAAAGGACTTTGGCGAGCAAAGGACGCATCATGAAATCTACCTAAGCGACCCTAGAAAAATCGACCCGCAAAAATGCAAAACGATAATTAGACTGCCGATTAGAAAAATTTAG
- a CDS encoding YceI family protein, with protein sequence MKKLIKFSLVAALAASFANAAVYEIDPVHSNVGFKIKHLSISKVSGNFGKFDAVIDYDKNAKVLKALEATIETASVNTQNDKRDEHLRSADFFNAAKFDKITYKMVKFEKESDTEGKVVGTLTMHGVTKPVVLKFELGGFTADKNGKEKIGFSLEGETKRKLFEIGLDTSEITLSDKVELEIEIEAKEK encoded by the coding sequence ATGAAAAAACTAATCAAATTTTCGCTAGTCGCAGCGCTAGCAGCGAGCTTCGCAAACGCCGCGGTATACGAGATCGATCCGGTACACAGCAACGTCGGCTTTAAGATCAAGCACCTAAGCATCTCAAAAGTAAGCGGAAATTTCGGCAAATTTGACGCCGTGATCGACTACGACAAAAACGCCAAAGTGCTCAAAGCGCTCGAGGCCACGATCGAGACCGCCTCGGTAAATACGCAAAACGACAAACGCGACGAACACCTGCGAAGCGCAGACTTTTTCAACGCGGCTAAATTTGACAAAATCACCTACAAAATGGTCAAATTTGAGAAAGAAAGCGACACAGAAGGCAAGGTCGTGGGCACGCTCACTATGCACGGCGTCACTAAGCCCGTGGTGCTAAAATTCGAGCTTGGCGGCTTTACGGCGGACAAAAACGGCAAGGAAAAAATCGGCTTTAGCCTAGAGGGCGAAACTAAACGCAAGCTCTTTGAGATCGGGCTAGATACCTCAGAGATTACGCTATCGGACAAAGTAGAGCTAGAAATCGAGATCGAAGCTAAGGAAAAATAA